One Spodoptera frugiperda isolate SF20-4 chromosome 10, AGI-APGP_CSIRO_Sfru_2.0, whole genome shotgun sequence genomic region harbors:
- the LOC118277436 gene encoding glutamate--cysteine ligase regulatory subunit encodes MLKSASKVTINTGNVLNLIDIKKKAGQNVTEELSESIKLTLSEWGTQNGVPVQNGVGPPPGGNPQTSQRHSDYKVMTASAAAGSEAVINITRPHDDVQIKMAEEERKNLKIGVKIFINEDSTTALTECLENVFTALHTAYIDNVILAYNPDLLHREEATDDNTLKSTYTTKASPISMGSNVRMSSTEVEADNEADARKCEAILPGIKILWAVLEDFVKEGRVQQLGVADVGGGCLRKLHAWARVRPSIAQINLASCCVVPPSLHAFCRANDVQLLTHADPPDLLSIAAVKTLSDAGVGCDNLDWCARYQVHIKCRGVLALKGYVCKATLDNKSDKLEKLQKI; translated from the exons ATGTTGAAGAGTGCGTCTAAAGTGACAATAAATACCGGCAACGTGCTGAACTTGATCGACATCAAGAAGAAGGCTGGCCAGAATGTGACCGAGGAg CTTTCAGAGAGCATCAAACTGACTCTATCGGAATGGGGTACACAAAATGGCGTCCCCGTTCAAAACGGCGTCGGTCCGCCTCCAGGAGGTAATCCACAGACCTCACAGCGCCACTCCGACTACAAAGTGATGACGGCATCCGCCGCAGCCGGCTCTGAAGCGGTGATCAACATCACGAGACCTCACGATGACGTacaaatcaaaatggcggaggAAGAACGCAAGAATTTGAAGATTGGAGTCAAGATTTTTATCAATGAGGACAGTACGACGGCCTTGACTGAATGCTTGGAGAATG TGTTCACCGCGTTGCACACAGCTTACATAGACAACGTGATCCTGGCATACAACCCCGACTTGTTGCACCGAGAGGAGGCCACCGACGACAACACTTTGAAGAGCACGTACACCACCAAAGCATCCCCTATTTCCATGGGCAGTAATG TGCGCATGTCCAGCACGGAGGTAGAGGCGGACAATGAGGCGGACGCGCGCAAGTGCGAGGCCATCCTGCCTGGTATCAAGATCCTCTGGGCTGTGCTCGAAGATTTCGTCAAAGAAG GTCGCGTCCAACAGCTAGGAGTAGCGGACGTGGGCGGTGGATGCCTGCGCAAGCTGCACGCGTGGGCGCGCGTCCGTCCGTCCATCGCGCAGATCAACCTCGCGTCGTGCTGCGTCGTGCCGCCCTCGCTGCACGCCTTCTGTCGCGCCAACGACGTGCAGCTGCTTACACACGCTGATCCTCCAG ACCTACTCTCAATCGCCGCAGTAAAGACCCTTTCGGACGCGGGCGTCGGCTGCGACAACTTGGATTGGTGCGCTCGCTACCAAGTTCACATCAAGTGCAGGGGAGTCCTCGCCCTAAAGGGATACGTCTGTAAGGCCACGCTCGACAACAAGTCAGATAAACTAGAAAAACTACAGAAGATATAA